The following are encoded together in the Gilvimarinus sp. DA14 genome:
- a CDS encoding flavodoxin produces the protein MADITEANVGLIFGTDTGNTEEIGEKITTALAAHGVIVEMINVTDTSPEEIEGFDFIIMGIPTWDFGGIQEDWEEFEEQILATKLAGKTVALYGLGDQRGYGFYFLDAVGWLNERVLKAGAQVIGHWPTKGYDFDESLALTQDRTHFVGLGIDEDQQFELTDERVETWVNQIVAEYASANAA, from the coding sequence ATGGCTGATATTACCGAAGCCAATGTCGGTTTGATTTTTGGTACTGATACCGGCAACACCGAAGAGATCGGTGAAAAAATAACCACTGCCCTGGCCGCTCACGGCGTTATCGTTGAGATGATCAACGTAACTGACACCTCACCTGAGGAGATTGAAGGCTTCGACTTCATTATTATGGGGATTCCCACCTGGGATTTCGGCGGCATTCAGGAAGATTGGGAAGAGTTTGAAGAGCAGATTCTGGCCACCAAACTGGCGGGTAAAACCGTTGCTCTATACGGCTTAGGCGATCAGCGCGGGTACGGTTTTTACTTTTTGGACGCCGTGGGTTGGCTCAACGAGCGAGTGCTCAAGGCTGGCGCCCAGGTGATTGGTCACTGGCCCACCAAGGGTTATGACTTTGACGAGTCTTTGGCTCTTACCCAAGATCGCACTCACTTTGTCGGCCTGGGCATCGACGAAGATCAACAATTTGAATTGACCGACGAGCGTGTAGAAACCTGGGTAAATCAAATAGTTGCAGAATACGCCAGTGCCAACGCCGCATAG